ccttcttggtcttttcGTCAGCAGCAGTGCCTTGCATGCCAATGAGGAAATGATCTTGGTTTTCAATCAGAAAGATGATAACGCATTGGTTCAGTCGGTATTCCTCGGGAGCCATAGCGTGTGCTGGGTGAGAAAGCATGCCTGGCTGGAAAATGGCAGCCAAGTTCTGTGAGTTCATTCGGTTCTCATCTGCTTTGGCAGCAAATACTGCGAGAAGGTCGAGAATATAGAGGAGCAGCTGTCGGTTCAGAGGGGGCAGCTCAGTGATGAGCTGCTGATACTGTATGATGGCGGCTTTCTCGTTGAAGTTCTCTACGAACTGAGGACCCTCTGCGTCACCTACAGCCTGCTTAGTTGCGCCTCGGAGGGGATCGCGGAACTTCTCGTAGAGATCGAGGGGAACAACAGGTTCGGGAAGGTCGTTAAGATATCGTCGCAGAACGTTGGCAGCGTCGTGTACTGTGTATCCTTCCCAGACGAGGCCCTTTCCGTATCTATCGGGCGAGTCGAATATGGTCTTTAGCTCCTTTATCCTCTTTTCCGAGCCGCTAAGACGGAAAATTCCTTCGATATGGGTAGCTAGGACGAAACGTTAGCTTTGTCACTTTCAGTCACTCCAAGCAAATCAACCAACCTTTTTCTTTGAGGAAGACGCCGCATTTTGCGACGACGATGGGAACATAGCCGTAGATGTAGCTTTGTCCCTTTTCATCGATGAGTGAGATCGCAACATTGGCGTATGTTATACTTTGTCGTAGAGGTACACCAAAGATGCCTTGTGGTCGGGTTTCTAAAGTGTTCGGGTCAGAGACTATAGGCAAGAAGTGGGGGTTGGCCATATGCGCAGCGGTTTTTTGACCATGGGCATCGCACATGCGACAAGTGTGAGAGAAGGCAGCAATCTCCAGAAGTACTTGACTTTGGCAGTGGAGCGCATCGCGACAAAAGTGCCGGGAAGTGAAACCGGGCCATATCGTGACGATTTGGCATGAAAGGAAACCCGGCAGTCGAGCGCAGGAAGTAGTGAGAGGGGGAAAACCATACCCTGAGGTTCTTGATGCTTCGAAGGCAGCTTAAAGCCCTTCCACCATGATTTGAGATCGCGCTTGCTGGGCGGGGAGGCTGCACTGTTAATTTGAAGGGTCGGCTGGTTCGCCTGGTTAGGGTTTGAAGCGGCAGACGTCATGGCGAACGGCTGAGTATGCCAAAGGCGAAAACGACGACTTTCGAAGAGGATAGAGAGGGTGACGTGACGAAGGATGATACAGCTGGGCCGGCCCAGTTGCCAGAGTCACGATGGCTAGGCCTCAGCCTCGATCGAATTCGAGGTCGAGGTCAGGAATGCGGCGGCGAGGTGCGCTGAGCGGTGACCCGGGATCGTGTTGTGGAGGAACACCGGATTCAAAGAAACGGGAAGGAGGCCGAGAAGATCGAAAACCGATAGGCGACGGTGGGCTGAAGGGTATGATGCGAGGCTAAAGATCAGAAGCTAGAAACCAAGGCGTCGAGCTGGGGAGCTCAAACAAGCGAGCGAGGGAGTCGAGGGCAACAGTGTGCGCGCCAGTGTATGATGAGACAGATCGGTCGATGATTGGTAGCGTCAAGGGCGTCAGAGCGGTAGGGCGTCAAGGCGTTAGGCGCTGGTTCGGTTTGGTACAGTATCCAGTCCTTCCTTGACTTGAGGCACAGGCTGGCGTAAGCAAGAATGGAAAAGACAAAGGCAAAGGAGAGTGATGGTGATTGATAAAGCGGGTTGAGAGAAGAAGCGAGGCGAGGATGCTTTGAAGGGGTCGACGCCGTAGACGATTGCTCAGGTTAATGATTATCGCGTTTTCGCAGTATGGTAGGGAGCGAGCTGTAATGTAGCAATGGAAAACAGTTGGTGGCATCAACAACGAACGGGAGGGAGTAAGATTAAAGAAATCCAACCTATCCAAATCAATTGATGTCAGGCGGGGGAGGCTTTGGAGTTGGGGGGCCAAAAAGCTAGTAGGTACCTCTCTCTAGACCAGACCAGGTATTGTAGGTACCCGTAGCGTTAGTGGGCTGGTCTGTGTTATATCGTGTTGTGGATGACTTGGTCTGGGCTGGATCTGGGTCTGGGTCTTGAACTAGCAGCAAGGCAGGGAAAGGCAACCAAAGGGAAGATAGAGAAGGGTAAGGGTAAGTGAGATAGTGGAGGTTGCAAAGTAGGCCGGCCAGGGTGTAGGGGATAGAGTCAGGTACTAATAGAGAGCCCTGCCCTGTCGTTGAGCGAGAATCAACAGAACCGAGTCCGAAAAGCAAGAATTCAAGATGTTGAattcttaagtaataatttgAGGCCGTCTTTTAATAGAACTGGCCTGCCCACCGATTAAAGACCTATGCAGGTGGTGGTAGTGGCAGTGATTGGAAAGGGTTATAAGGCAACTTCTTGTTTCGTGTAAAGTTGACGTAGGTTCTTGAATTGCAAAATAGGTACCTATTGGCAGGCAGATCTCCCTCTTAGGCGTCGGATGTTTTTAAGCGAATGGACGAGGTTTGTTGTCAGTCTCTACAGACACAGATTCTGATCACGCTCGCTGTACTTGGTTGTGTTTACACTGAAACCGAATATACACAACGATAGTGATGGAGCTTGGGGTATTAGGGCAAGCGAATTGCGTTGGGTACCTGTGATGTATTGGGATGGAAGCGAGTGACCAAACAAATGAACGAGCGTGAGAGTAAGAGTGAGAGTGAAAACGAGAGTGAAAACGAGCAGGGATGATGGTAGGAGGAAGATTGAGGTTGAAATTGAGATTGGGAGAGAGGGAGGAATACGAGAGACAGATTAACTAAGATGATGtatgcattgcattgcattggcGCGCTACTGTGCCATTCTCAGACCCAGCTCAGGTACAATACGATTCACTTGGTTGAGAGGCGGTTGTAGGTAAACTTTGAATCTCACTTAAAAACTCAATTGTTACTGCAATGCAGCCTTCCGTTGATATCGGGTTGAGTATCACTATCATTGAGTCGTTACCGTTACAGTGCAGCTGCGTGACTCCTGCAGGCAACGTGGAATATAACACGGGTACAATACCAGTTACTCAGGTACTAGTAGCAGTCGTTAAATTCTTCTATAGAACTGTTGTGTGTTCAATCAACAGAATAGAGGATCATTTGAGGGGACGGTTGCTGCAAGCGGATGCTATTCTTTGGTGGATGTGTTGGTGCTGAGCAATATGTACTAACTTATCTGAGTATCCACCTCTGGTGCAATTGCGTCGTGGACAGACATGGACATGGAAATAGATTTACCAGGATCCAAGCTTGGAACTCAATCAAGCTGATCACTCTattttgttctgttctgcCCTACAACGGCCGGCAAGGGATTGGACTCTCCACAGTGACGAGACATGACCGGCGATCACAGCTCAACTCAGATGTCTTGGAGTAGATTCTTGATTCATCAACGTCTACAATGAAAAATACTATGTTATCCGTTGAGATTGGCATTCCTTATCACGCACTTGAGTCACTCACACTTGCAGAAAATAAGGGCCCTCCCAGCTGAAACGACTACTGCAACCCAGCTGTACCAACGAACTGCTTATAGATCATGATAATGGAGCCTGGCACTAGAAGAAGATACGTGAAAGAAATAAACCATGGACTACAGTCGCAGGTGCCTGGATTGTAGGTCGTTGGCTGCCTCTAAATGTCTGGGTGCTTGCTCTTGATCTACAGGGCTCTCGATAATGGACCACCTTTTCATTTCAATACTGGACTAACAACTTGTTAGGGTGCATATCCCAATCTTACCTCGGTGCAACCGCATCAAAAAATAATTTTGATGGGTAATAAACCGGATCAAGTCAGGTCAAGCCAAGTCGTCAAATGATTTGCAACCATCCATTGATAAACACATGGATAGTACGGATATAGTACTGTATCTACGCAATCATCGACAATCAGGGTCCTGCCGCTACGTTTCCATTTTTGGTCCTACTACCCAACGTTATCTCCAACTACGTCAAAGAGTTGCAGCATCACACGTCAGTCTCTTTCTTCAAGTCGCCTGCTGCGCCTCATCCAATACCGAAAAGAGAAAGCACTTGTCAGTGGGATGCCGTGTCGATCAGTGTTTCATGATTTTGCCATCTGTAAGTGAAATACACACAGGAATAGAAACATTCCTCTCTCGGTATATACATCACTGGTCAGCTGGGCTTGATGATAGCCTGTAGGCACCCAGAGTACGTGGTGGGCTGTAAGCGAGTTGGCTTTTTGATCTACAGAATAACAGTGAGGGGTAACTAAGCGGGGATGTTCTCGCATGAACGATATCCTTATGATTAGGCACACATTACGTGTGAATCATCTTGCAAAAGACAAGAATAGATGTAAAACATCAAGGTCAAGCTTGCAGGCAGTCAGGCTGGCCATTCtatttggtggttggagAAAAGTATCCCCACCATCATGGATACCTGGCTACGTCAGACCAGACCTTGCCCGAACAGAAGAAGTAGAGAAAACAGCACGTTGAAAAGCAAGACACACTACATGAATGAAATACAACATACAAAAAGTTATAGAATTGATTCGGCAATATTTACGTAGTGCGTGATAAGACACACAAAGAATCGTAGCTGTAAAGTCAGGTCCGGTAGTGTAGACTTAAGCTCAACCAATCCGGGGTAAAACGATAATGCGATCCCGCTGATAAGCCGAGCCTTCCAAGCTCTGTGCTGCTTATCTCAATCCTGGCTAAGGATACAAGGTCAAAATTTCAACATCGACGTCAACCCACCACAGCGGCCCTATAACCTCTAATTCATCAACCACATCACCACCCCCAACCCGCCAAAATGGATATGTAcgctctctctctctctcgaAAACTCTCCGGCCGATCATTATACTGACCATGTCTTTCCAATTGCAGGCTTTCAGCCGCCGAGCAGCGCACTCTTGAGCAGCGCATGCAGAAGCGCCAGGTCAAGGAGTTTATGGGTGTATGTCTATCCCGAGACAAATCGTTTCTACCGATCCAATACTGATTACCGTCATGTAGGCTTTCGGCGGTCTTGTCGAGCACTGCTTCATGTCCTGCGTCGATGACTTCACCTCAAAGGCCATTTCCAACCGGGAAAGCGGCTGCATCAACCGCTGCGTCCAGAAGTGGATGGCCTCTCAGCAGCGCATCAGCGACCGCTTCCAGGAGCACAACGCCCAGCTCACAGCTCAGATGAACAAATAAGCCCGACAAACTCGGAATCGCGGCGTGTACGAATAGGAAGAAGGATATACCAACATAAAACTCCGCACGAGATCTACTCTTATGGCGGCAAATATATACTGGAAGGCCGTCTCCCAGGATACCGGAAGGGGATggaacgacgacgatgatatcGGGCGCGGCAGGTTTTCTGTAGCGCCAAACTGTACTTCTACATTATGAGGGGTATAGACATGAACGGTTGGGCTTGGATCTAGCTGACTCCACGGAATGAAAATATGACCCATTTCTCTTCAGTTATCAAGTCGATAGGAAGACTCGCTGGTCGTTTCTATTTTATAGTTCAAACATGGCTCCCCATGCTAAAAACATAACAATTGTGATAAAAGAAAGACGGTATTGTGAATACCTAGGCATAGTTCAATCGCTGTAGCCATACATTATCAAATTAATCAgataataatctattatGCCTCTGCACAATGCACATGACCCGTTTCCAACGCCAATGACCTAAGATACTACTGGTACTATACATCTTGGTAATAATCGCTATTTTCTCTAAAACCTCATCATATTCAATTCTCGGCCTCATCGCCCAGCACATCCCGGATGGCGTCCAGTTGAGCCACAGCTTTCTCCTCCAAAAGACTATCGTATGCTCCGGCGACGGGCTTCATACCCCGCCAATCCATTTCTCGTTGCCCTAAAGGCATAAGTCGCTCTTTCAGCAGCTTCTTTGTGCTCAACCAAAACTCGACGTTTTCAAGAAGGTTTGCTGAGTCCCATTCGACGTCCGGAATGTCCCGGTTGTTGTTTACGCGAAGGGCAGCAAGCACTCTTGTGAGAAGAGCCAGGGAATGAACTTCAGAAATAGCCACAAGAGTCAAGTAGTGAGGTGATGCTCGAGACTGCGTGCGGCTTGCCCCTGGTGCCTCAAAACGGTCAACGCTTGCCTCCAATAGATGTGGGAACTGGTTCAACACGTAGGCAACCTCTGGAGCAATGGTAGCGCCCAAAGCTGTAAGCAAGTTCAACATCAGAGGAAGTAGTCCCTTGGCCCAGATACCGTAGCAGCGTTGCACAACAGGAGAATCCGAGTAGGGGGAGATGTTAGATTTGAGCATAAACTTTGTCAGATTTGCTGATAGAATGTTGCTCAAAATACCATCACAGGCCATCTGCTCGGCAACCAAAGGCAGAGTAGAGAGTTCAAGCAAGAATAGCATGCTCAGCTCACCATAAATGGGGTCGCCTTGGTCAGACAGCCTGTCGGCCCAAGAGAAGAGGGATGACACGGCATGAAGAACTTGATGCTCAGCCATGATGTTGAGAACCTGAGTCTGTGATTGCTCCATGTTAGGCAAGCTGAGGCATGCTTGGAGGATGGCTGTAAGTAGTCCGAGGTCCTCTGGCGACACGCTGGTTTCGCTGTCGTGAACCAGGCTAACTAATGCGCGGAAACCTCTGCCAACGACGCGGTCGAGGACATTCAGCACAGTTTGTGTAACTGTCACTGTGGTTCCCTCAAACACATCTTGGGTTTCTTTCTTACCAATGGTGTGGTACGCACGCAGGGTGACAAATagggctttcagcagggtaCGATAATATGAGATAGACTCAGGTCCCCAAGGCTCTTCAACTCCGTTCATTGTACCGACAAGAGTCGAAAGAAGCTGGTTGATGTCCTTCACTGGCACGGAGGATTTGACAAGACGTTGAATCAACACAAGAGCGAGGTTGGCCCGGGATTCAACCAACTTGAGGAAAATATGCTCAGGTCCAGGAATGCCTTGGTTTGCATTTAAGCATTGTTGAGCAACCTGCAACATTTGTTTCTCAACGGTATCGTTCTTGGGTAGGCATGTGGAAAGTTCAACTAGCAGGAACTCCCAAGCATGGAAAAGGGCCTAGTTATCAAGTTAGTTAGGGTGGCCGGAAATGGGAAAAGTTAACTTACAAGCTGAGCATCGACAAGGGATAAGTTCATGTTTGCGCGTTCCATCTCTGCCTTGAAGCCATCATCCTTTCGGGTCTTCCAACCAGGGTCAAACCGGAGCATCTCGTCAGCACGTTCGAGGTCATAGTAGTAGCTCTTTCCTAATTCTCGTGGCTCAAGGGCAGTTCGTTTGAAGTAATCAACGGGACAGTCAGAGTACTTGTTCGAAAAGTTCCTTGCAAAATTGTTGTGCAAAGACTTGTTGTAGCCTCCAACCTCAACTCCGTCGCGAAGGTAATAGTCGAGATCGCTGACGAGATTCTTTGCCAACTTATCCGAATTGCCGAGATGTCGTGAATGGTATAGTTGCATAGCAAATGTCTCAGCAACGTACGCGGCAAGTCTCGCCTCAAAGCCGGCACGCACAGGATCACTCTTCACAGTAAGGTTGGATGGCTTGAGTTCTCGAACATATGCTCTGAGACCATCCAGGTACGCTGTGTCTTTTTGCAGTGTGAAAACGGTCCAGGGCCAGAAGTTCTGAGCCGAGGCAACGAAGTCAAGTATGACCAGTGCTTCGCTTACTTCAAGATCCTTCAGCTTTCCGAGCTTGGCAAGTCCTGTGGCGAATACTGAGTTGGAAGAGACAtcagtcttcttcttgtccttcaTCGCCTCTCTTGGGGTTTGCCCTGTAAGAAGACAATTGGACATCCACTGTTGTCTGTTTCTCAGGATAGCAGAGAAAAATCTCCAAGTTGCCTTGACTTCGGTTCTCAATTCGAATGGCTTTCCAAGAGTCGACAGAAGTTGCAAAAAAGATTTGGAAATTTGAGGTCCTAGATAACCGAGTAGCGAAGGAGGCTCGCTTGAAGACTTGCCAGCATTCACAACCAAAGACTCGAGAAGCCACATCGTGGGTCTGCGATAATGGTCAGATGTTGCACACAGGCGTGCAAGCAGAGTCGAGCTCTTGAAGAGATAGGTCTCGATCATGCTGGAGGATTGCTCGAGATAATTTGCAACCCGCAAGAGAGTGGCAGATAGTTCTAGCACAGCGCTCAACTGTAAGTGAATCATCTCCACACGTCTTGGGTAGAGTGTGCTATCGGCCGTTGTAAATGCTGTAATTAGAGAGGATAAGAGAGGTTGGAAACGAAGAGACCCAGTAGAGGGCGAAATAAAGCAGTCGATGACATAGGATGCGGCTGGTCGAAGACAAGAAGTCAGGTTCTCTGAGGTAGATGAATCGCCAAGGCTATAGCTGTACGAGATGATTTTGTGCAAAATAGGCACGACGTCTCGAAGAATTGATGAGCGGCAAGTATCAGACGCAAATCTCCAAGTGGATGTGTTCTCAAAAATATCGACTCCTGCTTGGGCAATCGCATAACTGACCTTTGCCAGCACCTTGTCGGCTGTACCAAGCCAAGGGTTCAAGTCCGACTTGCTTCTGCCAGCAGTCTGAATACCAGCTCGACGTTGAACGGCTGAAGTCATCGCAGTGTCAATCAGATTACCAAACAGGCGTAGACAAGACGACAAAAATCCAAGCCTCTCCTGGACTAAATCGAGGCTACCAACAACCTTGGTGAGCTTCCCAGCTCTTGACTCGGAACTCAATAGCTCGCAGCGAGAAAGATAAGACCAAACCCTGCTGGGGTAAATTGGCAGAACCGCATCCAAGAATTGAATGCAAGAAGTAAGAATTGTCACGACGACATCCTCACTCTCTGCAAGATCGACCTGCATATAATAGTCCATTGTGTCACAGACTACTGTCAACAGATCCCTCCCACTACCCGCATCGATGTGCTTCTTAGCCTCGGAAAGAATATCGTTGTCTGAAAGCACTAGGGCTCCGCTTGTATCTTCTTGAGCAGCATTCAAGTATTCCATACGAATGAGTGTCGCGAATAGAGAGATGACTTCGGCTGTTTCCTCAGGTTGGAGCATTCCAAGTTCAGACTGATAGCCCTCCTTCATCAAGTTGATTTCCAGTCGCCGACCCAAGAGGGAAATCGTTGAGTGAGGGTACTCCATTGAGACGACTCTACCTGTATCTGTAACGAAGCGGCCATATGTCCCAGCGGGTATTCTATACGAATCATCTTCGGCACGCCTACCGCGCCACGAGGGGGATAATGAGATGATGGGGATGTCCTGCAGCAGGCAGAAGGTGTTTGTATTCTCATCCTCTTGGGCGAGTTCATAATCTTGAAAGTGATCAGGGAGAACAAATGTTAGTGTAGGTGTCGCCCGAAGAAGGTTGAGAATCATCTGCGATCGCTCGCTATCTCGAAGGCTAGTAGCGCTCGCAAGTGTCCGGCAGAGAGTGATGAAGGGCATGAACTCGTAAGGGTACCTGTCAAGGGCTTGCTGAAAGAAAAACTCCAGTGCGAGGTCATCGTTGAGCATAGACGCAAGGATATCCTGCTTCTCGGAAAGGTTTTCCTTCGACGAGAGATCCCAGTAATTTCGGCCGGCGCTAAGAACAGAAAGCAAGGCGCTCACGGGTTCTGACTGGTAACCGACAATGGGGTAGGAAACCTTGAGGAGTTCCAGGAACACATTGCGAAGTCGAGAACTGAGCAAAGGGGTCATGCTGCCTTCATCAGAAGGGCCTAAGCTTGATGCCATATTGGATATGACATCAAAGACTCGCCCCTGAGCTGTGACCGCCGATGCAAGCTGTTCCACAACGACAAGGTCCTTGGAGGCAGTCGCATTTTCAAGAAAGCCGTCAAACTTTGAGGATTCGATGGAGAAGATGCTGCCTGCCGAGTTGCGCCTTGCAACTGGACGAATCACACCTCCGGCCTCGAAAGTTTCTCGCGCATTCTGTTGCAGCAAGTTGTCCCGTTTCTCGGTTCTGGCTTGATAAGATACGTTCATGCGATGGAGGAGCAATGTCCAGGCGAATATGACAGGCGAAGCATTCTCGGAGTCGGCATCTGCTGCATTGAGTACACTCTTGTGAACTTGCTCGAGGACATCGGACGAGAGGAGATATGTGTCGTAGGTGGTATCGGCTTGAGTCGCATCCTCCTCTCTCTCGGAGAGATAGGTCAGTGAACGAGCTGgtttaagtaaaattaaagacACGGCAACTGAGAGCGTCTTCAGGGGTGTAATTAATGGAGCAATGCTTTCGTGGATCTGTTAAGAGAGTTAGTATAAGCCATGCAAGCATTCGAGTTGAGCATACCGGCTGAACGGCGTCAAAGAATCTGTAGACGTCCATCAACGAGAACCACTGATTAACAGCATTCGAGGGCGCAAACTCGTCTCCAAAACTATCCACTATCTGGAACACAACGGACAGGGCGTGAACAGCTTCAGTTAAAAGAGTTCTTATCCAGTCGATTTCAACCTCCTCCGTCACCCACTTTTCGTCAGTGATAGCTTTGAGACCCGATTCGATGCGACTCATGGAGTCTGTCAGAATTTGAAGATATGTAGGCAATAGAGGTTCCGCATCGTCGCGCGCAGGCAAAGTCAGTCGGTAAGTCTTGGCCAGGTCGAGATCAACATTGGCAAAGGTAGGTAGTCTCCCGTATAGCTTGATAGAGTTGGCGTAATCCGCAGACATCATAAAGAAACGGCGCTCGGTAAGGTATGTATCAAACAGACGTCGCTGTCTCGTCTCGGTTTTCTCGAACTCGGCCCATATCTCCTCAGCATCCAACGCAGATGCTGAGCCCAAATCTGACAGGAATCCTGACCCTTGGCCATTGTTAAGACCGGCAGCTTCTTGCAAGTTCTTTGCATCCTGCGATGATAGTGGACCACTAAGATGGCGAGCTGGGCGAGACTGGTGTTCGATAACGACGATGCGGAGAGCTGCAACTAGGTTGATTTTGGCATTTTTGCTGAGCCATTCGGCATCCTTCTTGATCGACTCGATATCGGGTCGCCCATCCGAGCTGGCGGGCACGTTGATCGGTGCTGTTTTTGTCTGAAAATCTTTTTTGGTAGTTTCGTCTGCGGGTGCGAAGGTGCTGGCAGGATCCTCAAGAAGACGGTGAACATAATCGTCGCTCAAAAAATCGATAACAGCAGAGCTCGTAGTCCTCTGTCCAGAGCTATCGGAAAGCGCAGTTGCTATAAGCTTCCATGAACTGCGTAGGTAGTCGGTTAGAATATATGTTTGTTTACATACCTAGGGACAGCCGCAAAAGATGGATACTCTTTGATGGGATAATAGAACTTACAGCAGTACCCTCTCCCCAGTCAGGCATTGCTCTAGGGAGGGGAAATATATGCGATCGGCCACCGGCGCCATTGCAAAGAGCGTCAAGAAGGCGACAGTGGCATGCGATGCATTACCTTTTGACTAGGGTAAATGCGAAGTTTGATGCTTGTTGACGCGCCTGGTCGCGATGAGCTTTGGCTGAACAATGTCAACTTTTTGGTAGCTAGAGAGCTCTGGTTTAGCCGGTGTTTAGCCCATAATTCACCTGCAACCGCTTATCGGTGCTTGGCCACTTTTTAAGTTGGGCGTTCAACGCACTGTAGGTCACACTGTTAGATTCATTATTTCTGAGCCTATAGGACAGTGCCAATTCAATTGCCGTGCACCGGTGAGCTGTACAAAGGCGAATTCACTTTCTTTGTTTGATGGTTTATTAACCCAGGTGAGTCACTCTTTCTCAACACCACCGCTTGATCTCACGAGAATCAATCAAACAAGAAGGAGATAACATCTTTAAGAGAgatctcttttttcttcttgtgTGTGTTCAAAAATGGGTTCTTCAGATATTATTGATCACTCTCCTCACCAAGGTGATCCCTCACCTCCAATCCCAACCGCTTCCAACCTTATTGTCATTGACAACTACGACTCCTTCACTTGGAACATTTACCAGTACCTTGTTCTTGCTGGGGCTACAGTTACTGTCTATCGAAATGACAAGGTTACTGTAGAAGAATTGATTGCCAAGAAACCCACCCAGATTATTATTAGTCCTGGACCCGGTCATCCCGAGACTGACTCTGGAGTGAGCCGCGATGTCATCAAACACTTTGCAGGCAAAGTCCCAATCTTTGGTGTCTGCATGGGACTGTAAGTCTCTGAAAGTCCCAAACCGTCAATGCCTCTAACCTCGTTACAGCCAATGCATCTTCAATGTCTATGGTGGAGAAGTCAGCTCCGCTGGTGAGTGGCTTCACGGCAAAACGTCACCTTTGACCCATGATTCCAAGGGTGTCTTCTCTGGTCTGAGCCAGGGTGTGCCAGTCACTCGGTATCATTCTCTTGCTGGTACCCACGTTACTCTGCCTGAGGATCTGGAGGTCTCCTCCTGGGTTGCCAAGCCTGATGGCTCCCCTGGTGTCATTCAAGGTGTGCGTCACAAGAAGTACACAATTGAGGGTGTTCAATTCCATCCTGAGAGTATCTTGACTGAAGGTGGAAGAGCCATGATCACAAATTTCCTTCGCATGCAAGGGGGTACTTGGGAGGAAAACACCCAGTTCCAAAAGTCTGGCACTGTTGCCAGCGACGACTCGACAGCGCCCAAGTCTAAACAGAACAAGAACATTCTGCAGCGAATTTATGAAAGCCGAAAGGCTGCCGTGGACGCTCAGAAGCAAATTCCGTCACAGCGATTTGAGGACCTCCAGGTCGCTTATGATCTGAATGCCGCCCCTCCCCAGATCCCTCTTGTTAGCCGGCTACGAGAGTCTCCCTTCGATGTGGCTCTCATGGCTGAGATCAAGCGTGGTTCTCCTTCGAAAGGCATATTTGCTCTTGACATCTCTGCTCCTGCCCAGGCTCGAAAGTACGCCTTGGCGGGTGCAAGTGTCATTTCTGTTCTGACTGAGCCTGAGTGGTTCAAGGGTAGCATCGAGGACTTGAGGGCAGTCCGACAAGTTTTGGACGGTATGCCTAACCGGCCCGCGATTCTGCGAAAGGAATTCATCTTTGATGAGTATCAGATTCTCGAGGCTCGGTTGGCTGGTGCCGATACTgttctcctcatcgtcaagATGCTTGACACTGAACTTTTGCATCGTCTGTACAACTACTCTCTCCAACTGGGAATGGAGCCTCTAGTTGAGGTTCAGAATGCTGAAGAGATGACAACAGCAGTCAAGTTGGGCGCCAAGGTCATCGGTGTCAACAACCGTAACCTGGAGAGCTTTGAAGTGGATCTCAACACAACCGGCCGCCTGCGCAGCATGGTACCAGAATCTACAATCATTTGCGCTCTTAGCGGCATCAACACTCACGACGACGTTTTAATGAACAAGAGGGATGGTGTCAATGCTGTCCTTGTCGGTGAGGCCATCATGAAGGCACCTGACGCCAGTGTTTTTATTAGTCAGCTGTGCTCTGGAACTGAGCCCGCAGCCAAGACAGATGCCGCATCATCTCTATACGTCAAGATCTGTGGCACTCGAAGTGCTGAAGCTGCGCGCAGGGCCGCCGAGTCAGGGGCGGACTTTGTGGGCATCTGTCTTGTTCCCAGTGCCAAGCGATGCATCTCTCACGAGACCGCCCTCGCCATTTCAGAAGCTGTACACACTTACCCCAGCACTCGAAAATACGAGACACAAGTGGCAGAAGTAGACAACAAAGCCAAGGACT
This Fusarium poae strain DAOMC 252244 chromosome 3, whole genome shotgun sequence DNA region includes the following protein-coding sequences:
- the TRP1 gene encoding bifunctional tryptophan synthase trp1 (MEROPS:MER0045094~BUSCO:6718at5125); this translates as MGSSDIIDHSPHQGDPSPPIPTASNLIVIDNYDSFTWNIYQYLVLAGATVTVYRNDKVTVEELIAKKPTQIIISPGPGHPETDSGVSRDVIKHFAGKVPIFGVCMGLQCIFNVYGGEVSSAGEWLHGKTSPLTHDSKGVFSGLSQGVPVTRYHSLAGTHVTLPEDLEVSSWVAKPDGSPGVIQGVRHKKYTIEGVQFHPESILTEGGRAMITNFLRMQGGTWEENTQFQKSGTVASDDSTAPKSKQNKNILQRIYESRKAAVDAQKQIPSQRFEDLQVAYDLNAAPPQIPLVSRLRESPFDVALMAEIKRGSPSKGIFALDISAPAQARKYALAGASVISVLTEPEWFKGSIEDLRAVRQVLDGMPNRPAILRKEFIFDEYQILEARLAGADTVLLIVKMLDTELLHRLYNYSLQLGMEPLVEVQNAEEMTTAVKLGAKVIGVNNRNLESFEVDLNTTGRLRSMVPESTIICALSGINTHDDVLMNKRDGVNAVLVGEAIMKAPDASVFISQLCSGTEPAAKTDAASSLYVKICGTRSAEAARRAAESGADFVGICLVPSAKRCISHETALAISEAVHTYPSTRKYETQVAEVDNKAKDFFEAATQRLRSPRPQLVGIFQNQPLSEVLEKQKQYNLDLVQLHGDEPIEWANLIPVPVVRCFKPGQVGIGRRGYHTVPLLDSGSGSGKLLNVANVQAVLESDPELRIFLAGGLNPDNVAESVKALGPLADRVIGVDVSSGVEEDGKQSLDKITAFIKAAKEVR